The DNA region GGGCCAGTCGCCCCGAGGCGAGCGGGCACCACACCAGGCTCCCCACCCCCTGGTCGGCGAGCAGCGGAAACATCTCCCGCTCCTCCTCCCGCTGCACCAGGCTGTACTGGTGCTGCATCGACACGAAGGCCGGGCCGCCGTCCCGGGCCGCGGTGTGCCGCAGCTCCGCGAACCGCCAGGCCCACATCGAGGAGGCGCCGACGTACCGGACCTTCCCCGCCGCGACCACCTCGGCCAGGGCGGCCACGGTCTCCTCGACCGGGGTCGCCGGATCGAAGCGGTGCAGCTGGAACAGGTCGACGTGGTCGGTGCCGAGGCGGGCGAGCGACCCGTCGACCTGCTCCAGGATCGCCCGCCGGGACAGCCCCGAGCCGCCCGGCCCGTCGTGCATCGGCAGGCCCGCCTTGGTCGCGAGCACCACGTCCTCGCGCCGGGTGTAGCGCCGCACCGCGCGGCCGACCAGTTCCTCCGAGGCGCCGCCGCCGTACACGTTGGCGGTGTCCCAGAGGGTGATGCCGAGCTCCACGGCCCGCCGGAACACCGGCGCGGCCGCCTCCTCGTCCAGCGCCCACGGGTTGTGGCCGCGGCCGCTGCCGCCGAAGCCCATGCAACCGAGCGCGATCCGGCTGACCACCAGGTCGGTGCCGCCGAGCCTTCCGTACTCCATCGCGTCCCCCGTCTCAGGCCGGGTACGGCGCGGCGGCCCGGGCGTTCTTCAACGCTCCCGCCCACCAAACCAGTTGGTCGAACATGGTCTTGGCGTAGCCGGCCGCCTGCGGGTCGTCCGGGCGGCCGTCCGTCCAGGCGGTGAAGTAGTTCGGGAAGGACAGGCCGTCCCGGATGGTCACCGCGTGC from Kitasatospora cathayae includes:
- a CDS encoding aldo/keto reductase, whose amino-acid sequence is MEYGRLGGTDLVVSRIALGCMGFGGSGRGHNPWALDEEAAAPVFRRAVELGITLWDTANVYGGGASEELVGRAVRRYTRREDVVLATKAGLPMHDGPGGSGLSRRAILEQVDGSLARLGTDHVDLFQLHRFDPATPVEETVAALAEVVAAGKVRYVGASSMWAWRFAELRHTAARDGGPAFVSMQHQYSLVQREEEREMFPLLADQGVGSLVWCPLASGRLARPYGEPTARSAQDAVAGRFFADVDRPIVDAVQAVAGARGVPMARVALAWVLGNPVVTAPIVGATRPGHLDDAVAALDLHLSGEERAALEAPYTPRLPTGF